A stretch of DNA from Candidatus Binatia bacterium:
CCGAAAACGACCCACGGAATAACCGCAGTAGAAATTCGCCACCTCGTCTAGCGACGTGGGTAGCGGCACCTCCAGCAGGTAAGCGGCAACCATGACATCGAAGACCGAAGCCGTGTCATGCCGTTCAGCGGAGGCGGCGCGGAGATCGTACTTGAAGTCATGAGCGACAATGCGTCCGCCGTTTCGTCCATACAACGCTGCAATAACGTCGCGAGGAGGGAGCACATGACTCGGTATGACCAAGACCGGGCCGCCCTGACTCCCAAGAGCGGTACCGAAATCGAGCCCCCGACCCGCCACCGCTAGAGCCAAATCGCTGCCCGCCGGCACCCGGCGCAAGAATTCCCGCAGCTCCGCAGCGTCGCGCGCAACGCTATACGCAGACCTCACGGAGTGTTCGGCCTCCGGCAGCTCCCGTAAGAGCGAGTGAAATCCCAGCCTCAAGAACAACCTGCGCAGGCGTGGCACGTCGGCAGGCTTTACGGCGAGGTCGTCCTCCGCGAGATCGAGGTCCACATCCCGCCGCGCAACCGCCAGCCCTCGCCCCAGTAAAGCCGCCTCCCGCTGTTCCTGCAGAGCGGCTGCGATGCCGCGAGCCCCACGCAGTTCCTTCCATTCCGCGATCTCTGCCACGTGATCGAGAATGCCCTCGAGTGAACCATAGCGACGCAACAGCAACTGGGCGCTTTTCTCCCCGATACCCTTCACCCCCGGAATATTGTCCACACTATCCCCCACGAGGGCGATGAAGTCGGGAATCAAGCTCGGCGGTATACCGAACTTTTTCTGCACTTCCCCGGCATCGAACCAGCGATCGTGTAGGGTGTCCCACACCCGCACGCTTTCCCCGACCAACTGCAACAGGTCTTTATCGCCGCTAACGATCACCACCGGCCATCCCCGGTCTGCCCATCGGCTGGCCAAGGTCGCGATCACGTCGTCGGCTTCGACACCAGGCAATTGAATGACCGCCAAGCCACAAGCTTCGGCAACCTCCCGTACATACGGTAGCTGGGACACCAGTTCGCTCGGCATGGGAGGGCGGGTCGCTTTGTAGTCTGCGTAAATCTCGTCTCGAAACGTTGGTCCCGGAGCATCGAAGACAGCGGCTGCATATCGAGGCTTTGCGTCTCGCAGCAGCCGCAACAGCATTCTCGTAAACCCGAATACCGCCTGGACCGGCTGCTCCTGGGGCCCGGTCAAACGCGGCAACGCGAAAAATGCTCGGTAAACGTAGGAGCTAGCATCGATCAGGTACAGCGTTCGCTCTGAGCCCCACATGAGGGCAACGAGGCTAACAAAACGGACCCGAGGCGCAATGCGCACGAGCTTTCGAAACCGCTGCCGGTCTTTTCATTAGCATCTTGCTTAGGGCTGGAGCACGGTTTCATGCTCTGGACGCTATGTTCCGAGTGGTCTCCGCCTTACCGGTTCTCGCGCTACTGAGTCGCAGTTGGCAGCTCCTACAACAGAACGGCGCGAACTCGGCCGAGCTACTGGAACACGTGCTGGACGGCAAGCCGTCCGGCAAGGGACCACTGGGGAGATGGCTGGATCGCCGCTTCCTGTTGCACAGGCACTGGCAGGGCGTTCGGTCGCTCTACGATGTCACTCGGGACCAATTGGCCTCGTTCATGGAGAAACGTTGGCGCTACGGAGTCGACACCTTCGTCCTCGACCTCGGCCACGGCAGCGCTCGCTACGCATGGGCGCTGCTCGATCAGGCGCCACATCTGTCCGTCTTGTGCTTGCGCAGGAGTCCTCGCGAGGTAGACACTGGCCGGCACCTCACACGCCAACGCTTCGGCGAGCGGCTGCAATTCTCCATCGGCGACCGGTTGGATGCCGCCAGCTACCTCACCCAGCGCGAGCCCGATGCCGTTGTTTGCCTCTTACCGGCAAGCGTTCTGGGCGGCCCCACGAGTATCGAAAGGTTTTTCGAGTTCACGTTCCGCGCCTTGGCTCCCGGTGGAATTTTTTGGTTCGGCCCGTTCTCCACCCCTGAGCCGCGCTGGCCGACCCGCATTCCACCGCTGCACATCGAACCCTTGGTCCGGTTGCTCGAAAGCGCGGGTTTTCAGCGCATACGCATTTTCTCACCCGTTGCGAACAGCCCATTGCTGCGTGCACTAAAACCCGGAGCTCCGGCCTTGAGCTGCGGACCATGACAGAGAAGGGCCCGCGAATCGGTACCCGAGCATGAGCGTGAAATCCGCCGCCTGCGCCACACCACTGACGTTTTCGATCCCGCCCAGCCACAACAAGCCCGGACCCATTTTATACACTGCCCCAGCACTCAGCTCGACGATGGTGCCCTCTAAAACGGCAGAGTGCACACCGCGAAAGGGGCTCGTGTATACCTCTTCCTGGAGAAGCAACGATAAGTTCCTTCCGGCACGCCACTCAAACGCCAACCCCTGCTGCAAGAAGGGATCGAGGGGAAGTTCCGCTGCGGTCACCCGACCAACTGGGAAAATCCCGGCGACGTTGACAAAAATCCAGAGGTGTTCGGACCAAAGGCGGTAGTCCAACGCAAGCCCGACTCCTAAGTCGGTTGTTCCGCTTCCCCATACAGCGCTCGTCCGCCCCGTCGGTACCTCCACCGCGAGCCTCGCCGCAACGCGCAGGGGCTCGGCCCAGCGGCCGATTTCGGCTTGCGTCTCGAACGCCAAATCTCCGAGCTCCAAGTACTGTCGCGGCCCGTGGAACAAAACCCGCCCGCCTTTGACCACTTGGAATCCCCCGAACGCATTGTTCGGGAACAAGCGGCGCTCCGGGTTCGATGCCGAGAACAAATCTTCGGTCGTGTCGATTAGCGGGTCGAGAAACCCACCGAAACGAGAGAGGAGCGGCACCTCGACAGCGACAAGCCACCTCCGAGGCAACCCGAGCCTGGCCCGCAAGTTCGTACGGTTTTGCTCGAATTTGAGCAAAGCATCAGTGGCGCCCTGGTCGGTCGCAATGACGTTACTCTCTGCGCTCTCGACATCGAACCAAAGTGCTCCGGCTTCCGGCACTTTGGCCGCAGCGAACGGAAAATGAAAAAACACTTGGCGCAGCGGCTGAAAATTCCGAACCGGAAGCGGCCCAAAGGGTTCCTCAGCCAAGCATGAGCCGACAACGAGTAACGCCGCCACCGACGTGACTAGCGCGAATAGGAGCCTTTTTGTACAAAGCCCCGCCATGGCCTACCCAACGCGCACTGCGGGGTGCACAATCAGGACTTCACGTGTCGGGTATGCCACCCTGCTGGTACCAGTGAATTTTGGCTTCCTAACACGCCGTCTCCTGCCTTCCATGAATTTTGGCCTCCTGCTGATCTGCTTGCATTCCGGCCTCGTTCTCATATCACCCGCTGCCGGCCTAGACATAGCCACAGCGATTTCTCGCGCGGTGCAACTTGCGCCGGAATTGCGCGCCGCTGAGGAACGCATCGCCAGCGCACAGGGGCAGTGGTACCAGGCGGGACGGTGGCAAAATCCGGTAGCCGAGCTGCGGGGTGAAAATTGGCGCATCAGTTCCGACCTGCGCGCCGACAATCCGGCGCTGGATTTCTTCGCGACAATCAGTCAACTATTCGAACTCGGCGGCAAGCGGGACGCACGCAGGGCGATTGCATGGGCAGGAATTGACTTCGCGCGGGAGCAAGCCCGCTTTGTCCGGCAGCAAATGGCTGTAGCTACGGCGAGCGTGTTCTTGAATGCAGTCCGCGTCCGCGAAGAACTGCAAGTTGTGGCCGAGTCCACCGAAACGGTTACGGTCCTTCACGAAATTGCGCGGCGCCGCGTCACCGAGGGCCGCCTCGCAGAGGCGGAACAGCGCAAATTGCAGGCGGAGCTCGGGCGCCTCGCCACACTAGCGGCCGAACTGGAGGCAAATCAGTCTGTGGCCCTGCAGCAGCTCCGGCAGCTTCTGCGGGAGCCCGAGATCGAGGCTGCAGTGTTGGTCGCGCCAACTTTGCCGACTCCACCTGTAGACAGTTCCCAGGATTCTGCGCTCGTGGAGCAAGTTCTGCAGCGGCATCCGGAATACCGTGCGGTACTGGCGGAAAAAGAGCGGGCCCAGCACACCCTCGAGTTAGAACAAGCTCGCCGAATTCCCGATCCGACCATCACCGGCGGCTACAAGCGTACAGATCATCGCGACACTTTAGTGGCCGCCGTGGTTATACCCATTCCCGTGTTCGATACGAACTGGGGCAATGTGCAAAAAGCCACCGCCGAGGTTGCAGCAGCCAATGCCGGGGCGGAAGCGATCGTAATCCGCCTACGAAACGAACTTCTCGGCTTGTTGACTCGTTGGCGCTCGTCGGCTGCACGTGCGCGTGCAGCCCAACAAGAAATGGTGGAACCGGCAGCAAGCGTTCGTCGCGCCGCGCAGGTCGCTTTCCGCGAAGGATCGGGAGACCTCTTGGCGCTAGTGGATGCGGAACGGGTTTACTTAGAAGTCCGGCGGAGTGCGCTGGCGAGTTGGGCAGAAGCCACCTTGGCCGGTCAAACCTGGCTGATCCTTCGGGGAGACGTTGAACTGTGAGCGCCTCGATACCCCAAACTTCTCCCCGATCCCGGTTATTCTCCCTGGCGCGGCATCGCGTCCCCTTACGGCGGTGTCGCGCGCTCTTTGCCGCAAGCGTGCTGGTTTCGGCATCCCTCGCTTGTACGCGACAGGTTGCCCCTTCGGAAGCGGGCGGGGTCGCTGTTGCCGAAGACCTTGTGGAGGTACCCGCCCCCATTCAGGAACGCATGAAAATGGAGACGGTGGTTGTCCGAGAAACCGAGGTCAGTGAGCCAATCACGGCTCCCGCTCGCCTGTCGTTCAACGAGCGCTACGTGGCGCGGGTCGGGGTTCCGATCGAGGGTCGGGTGCAAACCATCTTTGTCCAAGTCGGTGATCGCGTGGCGAACGGCCAGATGCTGGCCGTGATTCAAAGCCCTACGTGGGAGGCAGCCGTTGCCCGACTCCGCACCACTGCTGCCGAGGAACGATCCGCCCGCGCAGAACTTGCATTTGCCATCCAACAACGATCGCGGGTACGCCGACTTTTCGGCGCTCAGGCCGCCTCGCGCATGGAGGTCGAACGCACCGCGCTCGACCTGATCGTAGCCCGCAACAAATTGCACGCTGCTCGGGCAGAACTGGCGAAGGCCCGCAGAGACGTGACGGCACTGGCCGGAGATTCCGCGCGGCTCGATTTCGCGGGACTCCCTCTGCGTTCGCCATTGAGTGGACTTGTGGTGGAACGCAGCGCGAGTCCAGGTTTCGCCGTCGTACCAGGAACCCCGCTGTTCGTCGTGGCCGACCCGAGTCACCTTTGGCTGCAGGCGGAGGTGGACGAACGCTGGTTGAGCCGGCTGGCCACCGGACTGCGGGTGGAATTTCGCGTCGCCGCGTACCCGGAAATCACATTCACCGGCACTGTGGACTACATCGGTGCCAGCTTGAACCCAAAGACCCGCCGCGTCGAGCTCCGCTGCACGGTGGACAATGCTGATGGAAAGCTCAAACCGGAAATGTTCGCTCAACTGGAAATTCCAGACCCACAACCACGTCGGATTTTGATTGTGCCGGACTCCGCCGTGCAAGAACTCGATGGCAAAAATGTCGTCTTCGTTCCCGCCGGGGAGAATCGGTTTCGCCGCCACGCCGTGGAAATTGGGCGCACCGGAGATGGATGGATCGAGGTCAAATCGGGCCTCAAGAACGGCGATCGCGTCGTCGGACGCGGAAGTTTCCTGCTCAAGTCCACCCTGGCGCTGCGCGCGCACCCTCCCGAAGACTGAAGCAAATCCCAAGATTTATGGGGATCATTGAACGATTCGTCGGTGCGACTCTCCGTCACCCTGGGTCCGTTCTAGGGGGCGTTGTTGTCCTGATTGTCGGGGGTATTTGGTGCTTCCGCTCCCTGCCCGTCGAGGCCTTTCCGGACCTGACCAACCAACAAGTCGTGGTGATTTCCGAGGCCCCGGGCTTGGCCGCCAGGGATGTCGAACAATGGATTACCTATCCCATCGAGTCGGCGGTGATGGGCATACCGGGCACACAGCAGGTACGCTCCACTTCAAAATTCGGCCTCTCGCTCGTTACCGTCGTATTCGAGGACCACATACCGATCTATTTCGCGCGCCAGCAAGTTTCCGAACGACTGGCCGAGGTCCGAGCCCGCTTGCCCGCCGGTGTGAACCCCACGCTTGGCCCGGTGGCGACGCCTTTCGGTGAGGTATTTCAGTATCTCGTGGAAGGGCCGCTCGATCCAACCGAGCGCAAGACCATTCAAGATTGGGAGATCCGCTTGCGGCTGCGCTCTGTACAAGGGGTGAGCGAAGTCAACTCCTGGGGCGGTTTCACAAAGCGGTTCGAGGTTCGAGTAGATCCCCAGGCTCTGGAGAAATTTGGCTTGTCGCTCGACCAAGTGGTCGCGGCGGTCAGGGAAAACAACACCATGTTCGGCGGCGGTTTTGTGGAACGCGGAGCCGAACGTTTTACCGTGCGCGGGCACGGCGTGCTCGCGGATCGTTCCGAGCTGGAGCGTGTGGTGATTGCATCCGATCACGGCAGCCCGATTTACGTGGGTGATGTCGCCCAAGTTTCTGTCGGAGCATTACCTCGTTACGGCGCAGTCACCCGCGACGGCGAGGGCGAAACCGTATCGGGTATGGTGATCCTGCTCAAAGGCACCAATGCCGCCGATGCAACCCGGCGCGTCAAAGAGCGCGTGCGGGAGGTCGCAAAAACTCTCCCCGCCGGCGTTCGCATCGAGCCGTTTTACGACCAAAGCGAGGTCATCCATCGCACGAGCCGAACCGTGGCGCGGAATCTCCTCGAGGGGTGCGCCATAGTCGTGCTTGTGTTGTTGTTGTTTCTGCGAGATTGGCGCGCCGCCCTGCTGGTCTCGTCGGTTATCCCGCTAGCGATGCTCTGCGGCTTCTCCAGCATGTTTTTGCTCGGTGTGTCCGCCAATCTCATGTCACTTGGCGCCATTGATTTTGGGCTCATCGTGGACGGCGCTGTGGTCATGGTGGAAAACCTGGTGCGCCGGCGGGATGAGCATCGCAGTGCCCGAGAACGAGCCGATTTACTGCCCGTGTACCGCGCCGCGGCCTTGGAGGTAGCTCGACCCGTCGCATTTGGAGTTGCCATCATTCTGGCCGTGTATCTCCCGATCTTCACCCTCGAAGGAATCGAGGGGAAGATGTATCGGCCCATGGCCATTACCGTGTGCAGCGCGATTTTTGGGGGGCTGATCTTGGCACTCACAGCCGTGCCCGCCTTGGCCCCTTACATTCTCGCAAGCCGTGCGGGCCCACATGAAGAGGCGCGCTGGTTTCTTTGGTTGGAGAGCCGGTATCGAGAGCTGCTCCGGGTCGTCTTCAGCAGGCGCCCACTGATCCTCGGGGCTGGGCTCCTTCTCGTGGTTTCCGCAGTGGGCTCACTGCCCTTTTTAGGCACCGAGTTCATGCCCAAACTCGATGAGGGTTCGGTTTTGGTGCAAGTGCGGCTCTTGCCATCCGTGAGCCTGGGTGAGTCTGTGGAGACCTTCACTCGCCTCGAACGCATGTTGCTGGAGTTCCCCGAGGTAAAACGGGTGGTGACCAAAATCGGCCGGCCGGACATCGCCA
This window harbors:
- a CDS encoding cytochrome c, which translates into the protein MNFGLLLICLHSGLVLISPAAGLDIATAISRAVQLAPELRAAEERIASAQGQWYQAGRWQNPVAELRGENWRISSDLRADNPALDFFATISQLFELGGKRDARRAIAWAGIDFAREQARFVRQQMAVATASVFLNAVRVREELQVVAESTETVTVLHEIARRRVTEGRLAEAEQRKLQAELGRLATLAAELEANQSVALQQLRQLLREPEIEAAVLVAPTLPTPPVDSSQDSALVEQVLQRHPEYRAVLAEKERAQHTLELEQARRIPDPTITGGYKRTDHRDTLVAAVVIPIPVFDTNWGNVQKATAEVAAANAGAEAIVIRLRNELLGLLTRWRSSAARARAAQQEMVEPAASVRRAAQVAFREGSGDLLALVDAERVYLEVRRSALASWAEATLAGQTWLILRGDVEL
- a CDS encoding RND transporter, with product MSASIPQTSPRSRLFSLARHRVPLRRCRALFAASVLVSASLACTRQVAPSEAGGVAVAEDLVEVPAPIQERMKMETVVVRETEVSEPITAPARLSFNERYVARVGVPIEGRVQTIFVQVGDRVANGQMLAVIQSPTWEAAVARLRTTAAEERSARAELAFAIQQRSRVRRLFGAQAASRMEVERTALDLIVARNKLHAARAELAKARRDVTALAGDSARLDFAGLPLRSPLSGLVVERSASPGFAVVPGTPLFVVADPSHLWLQAEVDERWLSRLATGLRVEFRVAAYPEITFTGTVDYIGASLNPKTRRVELRCTVDNADGKLKPEMFAQLEIPDPQPRRILIVPDSAVQELDGKNVVFVPAGENRFRRHAVEIGRTGDGWIEVKSGLKNGDRVVGRGSFLLKSTLALRAHPPED
- a CDS encoding cytochrome-c peroxidase, giving the protein MGIIERFVGATLRHPGSVLGGVVVLIVGGIWCFRSLPVEAFPDLTNQQVVVISEAPGLAARDVEQWITYPIESAVMGIPGTQQVRSTSKFGLSLVTVVFEDHIPIYFARQQVSERLAEVRARLPAGVNPTLGPVATPFGEVFQYLVEGPLDPTERKTIQDWEIRLRLRSVQGVSEVNSWGGFTKRFEVRVDPQALEKFGLSLDQVVAAVRENNTMFGGGFVERGAERFTVRGHGVLADRSELERVVIASDHGSPIYVGDVAQVSVGALPRYGAVTRDGEGETVSGMVILLKGTNAADATRRVKERVREVAKTLPAGVRIEPFYDQSEVIHRTSRTVARNLLEGCAIVVLVLLLFLRDWRAALLVSSVIPLAMLCGFSSMFLLGVSANLMSLGAIDFGLIVDGAVVMVENLVRRRDEHRSARERADLLPVYRAAALEVARPVAFGVAIILAVYLPIFTLEGIEGKMYRPMAITVCSAIFGGLILALTAVPALAPYILASRAGPHEEARWFLWLESRYRELLRVVFSRRPLILGAGLLLVVSAVGSLPFLGTEFMPKLDEGSVLVQVRLLPSVSLGESVETFTRLERMLLEFPEVKRVVTKIGRPDIATEAMGVYEGDMYVLLKPVNEWPQARDKEALIDAMAARLGTVPGISLNFTQPMAMRLDEVISGIKADVAVKIFGPDPVQLERLGNEVRAVLETVPGVADLRVELMSGAREVSILIDRSALARYGLSIDAVREVVEAATGGVTVTEMLQGARRFPIVVRLPDSYRRDPEALGQIPLLAPGGERVRLQQLAQTTVIDSPEAIQREDGQRRLVVQANVRGRDLGGFVAEAHRRIDEVVHLPPGYHFRWGGQFENQQRAMNRLGVVVPLALALIAGFLYGAFGRVRYAALVLSGVPFGLVGGIAALWVRGLHLNLAASIGFIALFGVAVLNGVVMLSAINRLRSQGLDLMEATLRGATQRLKPVLMTGLVAAFGFLPMALSRSAGAEVQRPLATVVIGGILSAATLTLLLLPALYEWVERRYPAEPARNSTE